Proteins encoded in a region of the Bacteroidales bacterium WCE2004 genome:
- a CDS encoding LPS export ABC transporter protein LptC produces MLATAFVVASIVVSCRGQIGEADHLDLAHTPTQRTYDMFAVQTQNGRVSMRLESALMEHFDTDTASFDTFPEGLSVFGYTQEGLLESVIVADNARHIVPKDRRKDEIWEAFGNVIMHNVIEQETMETDTIYWDQAKKELYTDCYVKIYSRQGFLQGFGMRSDDHVRNSILYRPFDGYGVVTQDSTAVIIDSVNFIGPFPKK; encoded by the coding sequence ATGCTGGCAACCGCTTTTGTGGTTGCCAGCATTGTCGTTTCTTGCCGGGGACAGATCGGCGAGGCGGACCACCTGGATCTCGCCCACACGCCCACCCAGCGGACGTATGACATGTTCGCCGTCCAGACCCAGAACGGCCGCGTGTCGATGCGGCTGGAGTCGGCGCTGATGGAGCATTTCGACACGGACACGGCCTCGTTCGACACGTTCCCGGAAGGGCTGTCGGTATTCGGCTACACGCAGGAAGGACTGCTCGAATCCGTCATCGTTGCGGACAACGCCCGGCACATCGTGCCCAAGGACCGCAGGAAGGACGAGATCTGGGAAGCCTTCGGCAACGTCATCATGCACAACGTCATCGAGCAGGAGACGATGGAGACGGACACCATCTACTGGGACCAGGCCAAGAAGGAACTCTATACGGACTGTTATGTCAAGATCTATTCCCGGCAGGGCTTCCTGCAGGGCTTCGGAATGCGCTCGGACGACCACGTGCGCAATTCCATCCTGTACCGCCCCTTCGACGGCTACGGGGTAGTGACGCAGGACAGCACGGCCGTTATCATTGATTCTGTGAATTTTATTGGGCCGTTTCCAAAAAAATAA
- a CDS encoding Long-chain fatty acid transport protein yields MSRKISNRWFLTAFLAVCAVFTAHGQAAGTYTPYSIYGVGDLSQPGSAYSKTMGGVGVALRNNRYINLQNPAAVTARDSLAFMADFSLYNDNKIFRQEGIKSASNTFNINDLAMSFPLWHNAAMMVGIMPYSDTGFGYSFDYTDPDVIGYTGNINYSATGKGSIYKAFAAAGMTFFKRLSVGAQWNTYFGMVEKNFYTEFNDASYNSIRNGTKGQITGNNFKFGVQYEQPLGGKHSVTVGATYTTAATLSGSMESFRFSGGTAAADTLYYKVDALGVDSKVQLASEFAVGVTFQEKGRWSASFDYSRADWSKCGLDGARGFTASKAFSATTTESFRAGFEIVPNRNDIRYYMNHVAYRAGAYHKKEYFLLNGNPVTSTGITFGVTLPIVNGYNGLTLGVDLGQRGSLGGERIRERYVNVSVGFNLFDIWFRKHQYD; encoded by the coding sequence ATGTCAAGAAAAATCTCAAATAGATGGTTCCTGACCGCGTTTCTGGCTGTGTGCGCCGTATTCACCGCGCACGGTCAGGCAGCGGGTACCTATACGCCGTACTCCATCTACGGAGTCGGCGACCTGAGCCAGCCGGGCTCCGCCTACAGCAAGACGATGGGCGGCGTCGGCGTGGCCCTGCGCAACAACCGCTACATCAACCTGCAGAATCCCGCCGCCGTCACGGCGCGCGACAGCCTCGCCTTCATGGCCGATTTCTCGTTGTACAACGACAACAAGATTTTCCGTCAGGAGGGCATCAAGTCTGCCAGCAACACGTTCAACATCAACGATCTGGCGATGTCTTTCCCGCTCTGGCACAACGCCGCCATGATGGTGGGCATCATGCCCTACAGCGACACCGGTTTCGGCTACAGTTTCGATTACACGGATCCGGACGTGATCGGCTACACGGGCAACATCAACTACTCCGCCACCGGCAAGGGCAGCATCTACAAGGCCTTCGCCGCCGCCGGCATGACCTTCTTCAAGCGCCTCTCCGTCGGCGCCCAGTGGAACACCTACTTCGGCATGGTGGAGAAGAACTTCTACACGGAGTTCAACGATGCGTCCTACAACAGCATCCGCAACGGCACGAAGGGCCAGATCACCGGCAACAACTTCAAGTTCGGCGTCCAGTATGAGCAGCCCCTCGGCGGGAAGCATTCCGTCACGGTCGGCGCCACCTACACCACCGCCGCCACCCTGTCCGGTTCGATGGAGTCCTTCCGCTTCTCGGGCGGCACTGCCGCCGCGGACACGCTCTACTACAAGGTGGACGCGCTCGGTGTGGACAGCAAGGTGCAGCTCGCGAGCGAGTTCGCCGTCGGCGTCACCTTCCAGGAGAAGGGCCGCTGGTCCGCGTCCTTCGACTATTCCCGCGCCGACTGGAGCAAGTGCGGCCTGGACGGCGCCCGCGGCTTCACGGCCAGCAAGGCGTTCTCCGCCACCACGACCGAGTCGTTCCGCGCCGGTTTCGAGATCGTCCCGAACCGCAACGACATCCGCTATTACATGAACCACGTCGCCTATCGCGCAGGCGCGTACCATAAGAAAGAATACTTCCTGCTGAACGGAAATCCGGTCACGTCGACCGGCATCACCTTCGGCGTCACCCTCCCGATCGTCAACGGCTACAACGGCCTCACGCTGGGCGTTGACCTGGGGCAGCGTGGCTCCCTGGGCGGAGAGCGCATCCGCGAGCGTTACGTCAACGTCTCGGTCGGATTCAACCTCTTCGACATCTGGTTCCGCAAACACCAATATGATTAA
- a CDS encoding type III pantothenate kinase, producing the protein MPNLLVEAGNTALKAAWAEGTTLGKTFRYQGERMMDYLLSLLDKERPEVLTVASASGISAAEEALLRSRCGELLILDGAHTDLLTSRNFPGYLSCDRAAELVAAGFLFKDKPVTVFDFGTTLTVDFLGRGGEYLGGNVSLGCRTRFKALERYSKSLPLVNTPEQTEPEGHSVQASIASGVISGIMFEIEGYTRLRPENIVIFTGGDANYFAKKMKNSIFVVSNLVLMGLALITDDYVKKNLK; encoded by the coding sequence ATGCCAAATTTACTGGTAGAAGCAGGAAACACCGCACTCAAAGCCGCGTGGGCTGAGGGTACGACATTGGGCAAGACCTTCCGGTATCAGGGCGAGCGGATGATGGATTATCTCCTTTCGTTGCTGGACAAGGAGCGTCCTGAAGTGCTGACGGTAGCGTCCGCATCCGGGATCTCCGCCGCGGAGGAGGCTTTGTTGCGCTCCCGCTGCGGCGAGCTGCTGATCCTGGACGGCGCCCATACCGACCTGCTTACGAGCCGGAATTTTCCCGGATACCTGTCCTGCGACCGGGCCGCCGAGCTTGTCGCCGCCGGCTTCCTTTTCAAGGACAAGCCGGTGACCGTCTTCGATTTCGGCACCACCCTCACCGTCGACTTCCTGGGCCGCGGGGGCGAGTATCTGGGAGGAAATGTTTCGTTGGGATGCAGGACCCGCTTCAAGGCCCTGGAACGCTATTCCAAGTCGCTCCCGCTGGTAAATACGCCCGAGCAGACGGAGCCGGAAGGGCATTCCGTGCAGGCTTCGATCGCGTCCGGCGTCATTTCGGGCATAATGTTTGAAATTGAAGGTTACACGAGGCTCCGGCCAGAGAATATCGTGATTTTCACGGGCGGCGATGCAAATTATTTTGCCAAGAAGATGAAAAACTCGATATTTGTGGTTTCCAATCTGGTTTTGATGGGCCTTGCATTGATAACAGACGACTATGTCAAGAAAAATCTCAAATAG
- a CDS encoding transcription-repair coupling factor (superfamily II helicase): MLISSKSSECLRDRIKTAREVFCRGLFLSARWFVLSQVADRGVHVVVLPNREAAEYCAADLYHLIEGDKVFFLPESGRSVERSNYKSSLGVQRTAAIGKLLEAGKDLLVIVTYPEALAEEVPTTQAIKDAVFRIQEGQEISHAEIIKTLSANGFEKVDFVSAPGQYAIRGSIVDIFSFSENYPFRISFWGNEIESIHSFDCNTQLSRDKVPAAEIISDVVGGGEVQGQPLSDLFPKDSLLWLDSSDMYFREAFFPALEKFRRVYIDAPLSYAGDDFVYFQISPQPTFNKNFELLTEDIRKHLENGYRVLIYGEKEQQLERVRSILSQNGGLLPEFVSGKNIHNGFIDAQDKVCCYSDHEIFDRFHRVALRRTVEKSEQLTVNDLNSFNIGDYVVHIDHGVGVFGGLVRMRDDFGRMREVVKITYKDGDVVFVSVHALHKISRFRSKDGEPPRINKLGSKTWTTLKSNAKSKVKDIAKDLIRLYAKRRASKGFAFSADTYLQEELESSFMYEDTPDQETATAAVKRDMEDTCPMDRLVCGDVGFGKTEIAVRAAFKAVCDSKQVAVLVPTTILALQHFNTFKNRLKDLPCNIDYVSRLRTAKEIADIKKRLAAGQIDVLIGTHKILSKEFAFKDLGLLIIDEEQKFGVAAKEKLRTLKASVDTLTLTATPIPRTLQFSLLGARDLSIINTPPPNRIPVQTEIILFDEKEIRSIINYELNRGGQVFFLHNKVEELPAIHDILHRLIPDMKICVAHGQMEAKELEAKMLDFMRGDYDMMLCTTLIENGLDIPNANTILINQAQNFGLSDLHQLRGRVGRSNKKAFCYLIVPPLVSITDDARRRLKAIEEFSDLGSGFNIAMQDLDIRGAGNLLGAEQSGFITDMGFETYQKILAEAMEELGVETGIVTRSDRGKFVTDCTIETDQPALISDDYIDVTAEKIRIYRTIDAMSSDKEIDRYASMLADRFGALPAELENLFEVVKIRNLGASLGFEKVIVKNGLLIAFFIANPMSPYYKTKTFATILEKTAEMPRYELKQTENKLKIVVRNVPSLHEARAVLSKLR; the protein is encoded by the coding sequence ATGTTGATAAGTTCAAAATCTTCGGAGTGCCTGCGCGACAGAATAAAAACCGCAAGGGAAGTATTCTGCCGCGGCCTCTTTTTGTCCGCCCGCTGGTTTGTGCTGTCGCAGGTGGCGGACAGAGGCGTGCACGTGGTGGTGCTCCCCAACCGGGAGGCGGCCGAATATTGCGCCGCCGACCTGTACCACCTGATCGAGGGCGACAAGGTTTTCTTTCTGCCCGAATCGGGACGCAGCGTGGAGCGGAGCAACTACAAGTCTTCGCTCGGCGTGCAGCGCACCGCCGCCATCGGCAAACTGCTGGAGGCCGGCAAGGACCTGCTGGTCATCGTGACCTACCCGGAAGCGCTGGCGGAGGAAGTTCCGACCACGCAGGCTATCAAGGACGCCGTTTTCCGCATCCAGGAGGGGCAGGAGATCTCCCATGCCGAAATTATTAAAACGCTCTCCGCCAACGGTTTCGAGAAGGTGGACTTCGTCTCCGCTCCGGGGCAGTACGCCATCCGCGGATCCATCGTGGACATCTTCTCCTTCTCGGAGAATTATCCGTTCCGTATCTCCTTCTGGGGCAACGAGATCGAGAGCATCCATTCCTTCGACTGCAACACGCAGCTATCCAGGGACAAAGTCCCGGCGGCCGAGATCATTTCCGACGTGGTCGGCGGCGGAGAGGTGCAGGGACAGCCCCTTTCCGACCTGTTCCCGAAGGACAGCCTCCTCTGGCTGGACTCTTCGGATATGTATTTCCGGGAGGCCTTCTTCCCGGCCCTCGAGAAGTTCCGCCGCGTGTATATCGACGCGCCCCTGTCGTATGCGGGCGACGATTTCGTCTATTTCCAGATCTCGCCGCAGCCGACTTTCAACAAGAATTTCGAACTCCTGACGGAAGACATCCGCAAGCATCTGGAGAACGGCTACCGCGTCCTGATCTACGGCGAGAAGGAGCAGCAGCTGGAGCGCGTCCGCTCCATCCTGTCGCAGAACGGCGGCCTGCTGCCGGAATTCGTGTCCGGCAAGAACATCCACAACGGCTTCATCGACGCCCAGGACAAGGTCTGCTGCTATTCCGACCACGAGATTTTCGACCGCTTCCACCGCGTCGCCCTGCGGCGCACGGTGGAGAAGAGCGAGCAGCTGACGGTCAATGACTTGAATTCCTTCAACATCGGCGACTACGTCGTCCATATCGACCACGGCGTGGGGGTGTTCGGCGGCCTGGTCCGGATGCGCGACGACTTCGGCCGCATGCGCGAAGTGGTCAAGATCACCTACAAGGACGGCGACGTGGTGTTCGTGTCCGTGCACGCCCTGCACAAGATCTCCCGTTTCCGCTCCAAGGACGGAGAACCTCCGCGCATCAACAAGCTGGGCTCCAAGACCTGGACCACCCTCAAATCCAACGCCAAGTCCAAGGTCAAGGATATCGCCAAGGACCTCATCCGGCTGTACGCCAAGCGGCGCGCCTCCAAGGGCTTCGCCTTCTCGGCCGACACCTACCTGCAGGAAGAGCTGGAATCGTCCTTCATGTATGAGGACACGCCTGACCAGGAGACGGCCACCGCAGCCGTCAAGCGGGATATGGAGGACACCTGTCCGATGGACCGCCTGGTCTGCGGCGACGTAGGTTTCGGCAAGACGGAAATCGCCGTCCGGGCGGCCTTCAAGGCCGTTTGCGACAGCAAGCAGGTGGCCGTGCTCGTCCCGACCACCATCCTCGCGCTGCAGCATTTCAACACGTTCAAGAACCGCCTGAAGGACCTCCCTTGCAACATCGATTACGTCAGCCGCCTGCGCACGGCCAAGGAGATCGCCGACATCAAGAAGCGCCTCGCCGCCGGGCAGATCGACGTCCTGATAGGCACCCACAAGATCCTGAGCAAGGAATTCGCCTTCAAGGACCTGGGCCTGCTGATCATCGACGAGGAACAGAAATTCGGCGTGGCCGCCAAGGAGAAACTGCGTACGCTGAAGGCGTCCGTGGACACGCTCACGCTCACGGCCACCCCGATCCCGCGCACCCTGCAGTTCTCGCTGCTGGGCGCCCGCGACCTGAGCATCATCAACACCCCGCCGCCCAACCGCATCCCGGTGCAGACGGAGATCATCCTCTTCGACGAGAAGGAAATCCGGAGCATCATCAACTACGAGCTGAACCGCGGCGGACAGGTCTTCTTCCTGCACAACAAAGTCGAAGAACTGCCGGCCATCCATGACATCCTGCACCGCCTGATCCCGGACATGAAGATCTGCGTGGCGCACGGCCAGATGGAGGCCAAGGAGCTGGAAGCCAAGATGCTGGACTTCATGCGCGGCGACTACGACATGATGCTCTGCACCACCCTGATCGAGAACGGCCTGGACATCCCCAACGCCAATACGATCCTGATCAACCAGGCGCAGAACTTCGGTCTGAGCGACCTGCACCAGCTGCGCGGCCGCGTCGGGCGCTCCAACAAGAAGGCCTTCTGCTACCTGATCGTCCCGCCGCTCGTGAGCATCACCGACGACGCGCGCCGGCGCCTCAAGGCCATCGAGGAATTCTCCGACCTGGGCAGCGGCTTCAACATCGCGATGCAGGACCTCGACATCCGCGGCGCCGGCAACCTGCTGGGCGCCGAACAGAGCGGCTTCATCACGGACATGGGCTTCGAGACCTACCAGAAGATCCTCGCCGAGGCGATGGAGGAACTGGGCGTGGAGACGGGCATCGTGACCCGCAGCGACCGTGGCAAGTTCGTGACGGACTGCACGATAGAGACCGACCAGCCGGCGCTCATCTCCGACGACTATATCGATGTCACGGCCGAGAAGATCCGCATCTACCGGACCATCGACGCCATGTCTTCCGACAAGGAGATCGACCGCTACGCGAGCATGCTCGCCGACCGCTTCGGCGCCCTCCCCGCGGAGCTGGAGAACCTCTTCGAGGTCGTCAAGATCCGCAACCTCGGCGCCTCGCTCGGCTTCGAAAAGGTCATCGTCAAGAACGGTCTGCTGATCGCCTTCTTCATCGCCAACCCGATGTCGCCCTACTACAAGACGAAAACGTTTGCCACCATCCTCGAAAAGACGGCGGAAATGCCGCGCTACGAGCTCAAGCAGACGGAGAACAAACTCAAGATCGTCGTGCGCAACGTCCCTTCGCTGCACGAAGCACGCGCGGTTTTGAGCAAATTACGATAA
- a CDS encoding Holliday junction DNA helicase subunit RuvB, whose amino-acid sequence MQEFDPHNANDCKDKDLDGIIRPQELEDFTGQGEIVSRLRVYIQAAKMRGESLDHTLFHGPPGLGKTTLAHIIANEMGVNMKITSGPVLDRPGDLAGLLTSLEEGDVLFIDEIHRLAPEVEEYLYSAMEDYVIDIMIDKGPGARSVRISLNPFTLVGATTRAGLLTAPLRARFGITEGLEYYDTEDLVRIVKRSAGILKVEIEPEAAQEIALRSRGTPRIANSLLRRVRDFAQVMGDGHIDLKIARYALDKLNIDKRGLDAIDNKILRTIITTFKGGPVGANTLATAIGEDQGTFEEVYEPFLIKEGFIVRTQRGRVATELSYKHMGLDPYDSNAAGSLF is encoded by the coding sequence ATGCAGGAATTCGACCCTCATAACGCAAACGACTGCAAAGATAAGGATTTGGACGGAATTATCCGGCCCCAGGAGCTGGAAGATTTCACCGGACAGGGTGAGATCGTATCCCGGCTCCGCGTCTATATCCAGGCAGCCAAGATGCGCGGCGAGTCGCTGGACCACACGCTTTTCCACGGCCCTCCGGGCCTGGGCAAGACGACGCTGGCGCACATCATCGCCAACGAGATGGGGGTCAACATGAAGATTACTTCCGGTCCCGTCCTGGACCGCCCCGGCGACCTGGCCGGCCTGCTCACTTCCCTGGAGGAGGGCGACGTGCTCTTCATCGACGAGATCCACCGTCTGGCTCCGGAGGTGGAGGAGTATCTCTACTCCGCGATGGAGGACTACGTGATCGACATCATGATCGACAAGGGCCCCGGCGCCCGGTCGGTGCGCATTTCCCTCAATCCCTTCACGCTCGTGGGCGCCACGACCCGCGCGGGCCTGCTGACGGCGCCGCTCCGGGCGCGTTTCGGCATCACCGAGGGGCTGGAATACTATGACACCGAGGATCTGGTGCGCATCGTCAAGCGCAGCGCAGGCATCCTCAAGGTGGAGATCGAGCCGGAGGCGGCGCAGGAGATTGCGCTCCGCAGCCGCGGCACGCCGCGTATCGCCAACTCGCTGCTGCGCCGCGTGCGCGACTTCGCGCAGGTGATGGGCGACGGTCACATCGACCTCAAGATCGCCCGCTACGCCCTGGACAAGCTCAACATCGACAAGCGCGGCCTGGACGCGATCGACAACAAGATCCTCCGGACCATCATCACCACCTTCAAGGGCGGCCCGGTCGGCGCCAACACGCTGGCCACGGCCATCGGCGAGGACCAGGGCACATTCGAAGAAGTTTATGAGCCTTTCCTGATCAAGGAAGGCTTCATCGTACGCACCCAGCGTGGCCGCGTGGCCACGGAACTCTCCTACAAGCACATGGGCTTGGATCCCTACGACAGCAACGCCGCCGGCTCGCTGTTCTGA
- a CDS encoding succinate dehydrogenase subunit A — MSDKLNSKIPAGPLESKWTRRKSEIRLVSPNNKRKLEIIVVGTGLGGASAAASLGELGYNVKIFCISDSPRRAHSIAAQGGINAAKNYQNDNDSVYRLFYDTIKGGDYRAREANVYRLAEVSAAIIDQCVAQGIPFAREYGGYLANRSFGGVQVSRTFYARGQTGQQLLLGAYASLNKEIANGSVKSYPRHEMLDLVIVNGQAKGIIARNLVTGQLERFGAHAVVIATGGYGNTYFLSTNAMNSNGSAAMQCYRKGAFFGNPCFAQIHPTCIPVHGDQQCKLTLMSESLRNDGRIWVPKKLEDVEKLRKHEIKASQIPEEDRDYYLERRYPAFGNLVPRDVASRAAKERCDAGFGVNETGKAVYLDFADAIKRLGHQRVAERYGNLFDMYEKITASSPWEEPMMIYPAIHYTMGGIWVDYDLQTTIPGLYAIGEANFSDHGGNRLGASALMQGLADGYFVLPVTIGDYLSYKFAEPKTDVNTKEFDDAEKAVQARIDRLFSIKGKQTVDSIHKRLGNIMWDYVGMARDEAGLKKAIADIKALKKEFYEDVNVPGSQFEFNQELEKALRLEDFFDIGELMARDALNRSESCGGHFRVESQTEEGEAKRDDANFMYVSAWEYKGEDQEPELHKEPLKYEFIEVKTRNYKD; from the coding sequence ATGTCAGACAAGTTAAATTCCAAAATTCCTGCAGGACCCCTTGAGAGCAAATGGACCCGGCGCAAGTCGGAAATCCGTCTCGTGAGTCCCAACAACAAGAGAAAGCTTGAGATCATCGTGGTCGGTACCGGTCTCGGCGGCGCGTCTGCAGCCGCCTCCCTGGGCGAACTCGGCTACAATGTCAAGATTTTCTGCATCAGCGACAGTCCGCGCCGCGCGCACTCCATCGCTGCGCAGGGCGGTATCAACGCTGCCAAGAACTATCAGAATGACAACGACTCTGTCTACCGTCTGTTCTACGACACCATCAAGGGTGGCGACTACCGCGCCCGCGAGGCCAACGTCTACCGTCTGGCCGAGGTGAGCGCCGCCATCATCGACCAGTGCGTCGCGCAGGGCATTCCTTTCGCCCGTGAATACGGCGGATACCTCGCCAACCGCTCCTTCGGCGGCGTGCAGGTGAGCCGTACGTTCTATGCCCGCGGCCAAACCGGCCAGCAGCTCCTTCTGGGTGCTTACGCTTCCCTGAACAAGGAGATTGCCAACGGCAGCGTCAAGTCCTACCCGCGCCACGAGATGCTCGACTTGGTGATCGTGAACGGCCAGGCCAAGGGTATCATCGCCCGCAACCTCGTCACCGGCCAGCTGGAGCGCTTCGGCGCCCACGCCGTCGTGATCGCGACGGGCGGCTACGGCAATACCTATTTCCTCTCCACCAACGCCATGAACAGCAACGGCTCCGCCGCGATGCAGTGCTACCGCAAGGGCGCCTTCTTCGGCAACCCGTGCTTCGCGCAGATCCACCCGACCTGTATCCCGGTCCACGGCGACCAGCAGTGCAAGCTCACCCTGATGAGCGAGTCCCTGCGTAACGACGGCCGTATCTGGGTGCCCAAGAAGCTGGAGGACGTGGAGAAACTCCGCAAGCATGAGATCAAGGCCTCCCAGATCCCTGAGGAGGACCGCGACTACTATCTCGAGCGCCGCTATCCGGCCTTCGGCAACCTCGTCCCGCGCGACGTGGCTTCCCGTGCCGCCAAGGAGCGCTGCGACGCCGGCTTCGGCGTCAATGAGACCGGCAAGGCCGTCTACCTTGACTTTGCGGACGCCATCAAGCGCCTCGGCCACCAGCGCGTCGCCGAGCGTTACGGCAACCTCTTCGACATGTATGAGAAGATCACCGCGAGCTCCCCTTGGGAGGAGCCGATGATGATCTATCCCGCCATCCACTACACGATGGGCGGTATCTGGGTCGACTACGACCTGCAGACCACCATTCCGGGCCTTTACGCCATCGGTGAGGCCAACTTCTCCGACCACGGCGGCAACCGCCTCGGCGCTTCCGCGCTGATGCAGGGCCTCGCGGACGGTTATTTCGTGTTGCCGGTCACGATCGGCGACTATCTCTCCTACAAGTTTGCCGAGCCCAAGACGGATGTCAACACCAAGGAGTTCGACGATGCCGAGAAGGCCGTCCAGGCCCGTATCGACCGCCTTTTCTCCATCAAGGGCAAGCAGACCGTAGATTCCATCCACAAGCGCCTGGGCAACATCATGTGGGACTACGTGGGCATGGCCCGCGACGAGGCCGGCCTGAAGAAGGCCATCGCCGACATCAAGGCCCTCAAGAAGGAGTTCTACGAGGATGTCAATGTCCCCGGCAGCCAGTTTGAATTCAACCAGGAACTCGAGAAGGCCCTCCGCCTGGAGGATTTCTTCGACATCGGCGAACTGATGGCGCGCGACGCGCTCAACCGCTCCGAGTCCTGCGGCGGCCACTTCCGTGTGGAGAGCCAGACCGAGGAGGGCGAGGCCAAGCGCGACGATGCCAACTTCATGTACGTCTCCGCCTGGGAGTACAAGGGCGAAGACCAGGAGCCTGAACTCCACAAGGAGCCGCTCAAGTATGAGTTTATCGAGGTGAAAACGAGAAATTACAAAGACTAA
- a CDS encoding succinate dehydrogenase / fumarate reductase iron-sulfur subunit, with translation MEFNLKIWRQKNAKTPGHFETYHIADIEEDASFLEMLDILNEQLIREGCDPVAVERGCQSSGPVSFDHDCREGICGACGLYIDGRAHGPDNHVTTCQLFMRHFKDGATITVEPWRSAGFPIIKDLVVNRSAFDQILQAGGFISVRTGAAQDANNILIPHDRAEESMDAAACVGCGACVATCKNGSAMLFVAARVSSLALLPQGRPEAHRRAKAMVAKMDELGFGNCTNTRACELECPKGINVSHIARLNREFLKAKFSD, from the coding sequence ATGGAATTCAATCTGAAAATATGGCGTCAGAAGAACGCCAAGACCCCGGGTCATTTCGAGACCTACCATATTGCCGACATTGAGGAGGACGCCTCCTTCCTGGAGATGCTCGATATCCTCAATGAGCAGCTCATCCGCGAGGGTTGCGACCCTGTGGCGGTGGAGCGCGGCTGCCAGAGCAGCGGTCCCGTGTCGTTCGACCACGACTGCCGCGAGGGCATCTGTGGCGCCTGCGGCCTCTACATCGATGGCCGCGCCCACGGTCCGGACAACCACGTGACGACCTGCCAACTGTTCATGCGCCACTTCAAGGACGGCGCCACCATCACGGTGGAGCCCTGGCGCAGCGCCGGTTTCCCGATCATCAAGGACCTGGTGGTCAACCGCTCCGCGTTCGACCAGATCCTCCAGGCCGGCGGCTTCATCTCCGTGCGCACCGGTGCGGCGCAGGATGCCAACAACATCCTGATTCCGCACGACCGTGCCGAGGAGAGCATGGACGCGGCCGCCTGCGTCGGTTGCGGCGCCTGCGTCGCTACGTGTAAGAACGGCTCTGCGATGCTGTTTGTCGCGGCCCGCGTGAGCTCCCTTGCCCTGCTGCCGCAGGGCCGTCCGGAAGCCCACCGCCGCGCCAAGGCGATGGTCGCCAAGATGGACGAACTCGGTTTCGGCAACTGCACCAACACGCGTGCCTGTGAGCTGGAGTGCCCGAAGGGCATCAACGTCTCGCACATCGCCCGCCTGAACCGCGAGTTCCTCAAGGCGAAGTTCTCCGACTAA